The Artemia franciscana unplaced genomic scaffold, ASM3288406v1 Scaffold_712, whole genome shotgun sequence sequence AATCAGCATAACAACTaattccttttttacttttgtttttattgacaaGACTGCTTTTTAATATTCGTTCAGTACCTTGAACGTTCTGAAACATACTTTTCTCCATTCTTGCAATTTTAACATGTAgtataaaaaaaggtcaaacaaCCTTGTGTGTGATAATAtgaatgtgttttgatttgtacttattttatttcagtGCGTATTGAACGATGATTGCTACGGCCCAATCGCAGACGTTCtaaaaatgtatgtattttgttgtactttcattcttttatttgttttaattgagAATGAAAAAATGCAAgcacttcattttcttttatcttagttttttattgacaaaaatagTCTCACTGACAAAACTCACAGACAAAAATTAGttagtaattaaaaataaatagaaaatacagAAAAGTTGCGACCAGGTGCATGCTCTGGAAGGGCATACCCTTCTTCGCTCCCCTTGTCCCTAgataagtttagttttttttgttattttttacttccaatttcttatgttacaaatattaaaaaacaattgacTTTAGGAAGGTTGAAGCAAAGTAAAGGTTTGGACGAAGAAAATGGTAGAATTTAGAAGAAGGcgcaaaatattattttgagagAACCAAGACACTCAGATTAAAAAGCAAAGAGGGAATCAGTATAATCTTTGGAAAGGTATTGCCGTATCAGTAAGACTTTGATCGAATAAGTATTCCTAAGAAGAGTTTTAAGAAAGAGGCTGTAATATGGTTAACGATTTTGAGGTTGATTTTTTGCCTCTTGGGGAAAGGACTCAGAAAGCGAGTGCCATTTTCCTATCCAATATGCGGGAGTATGAATGAAAATGTGTGTCATTAGATGCGCGAATTTGCAACATTGAAAGATTTCAAGTTGCCATCTTGGGGAGTGTGAAATGACATGAACAGTGGCCAATAGATGTGATTAGAAATGAATGTAATGGTACTATTAGGTAAATAGTAAGATCGTTCATAAATTCCTTGCTATATTTCACAATGGTTCGCTTTGTTAATAAATAGTACTATTTGGTACTTCATCTTTACACAGTTATGTTTGCAAAAATATGCTTTTCTCTTTAGGGctcttaaaaaaagattaaagatCCTTCAGAGCCATTACTGGCGCATAtggcgtcgaatcgacgtttcagtctCCGGGTCTTTTTTACAGGAATAAGTAGCAAGGTAGTCGCCCAACCATGCTGCGGCTGGCTTCGaatattgccaagcagagcatcaatccactgtgctacaacaaGGTTTAAGGCTCTTACCCATTCTTTAATTAGCCAAACCAATCTCTGATGTCTCAACTGCTCAAATTTTAACCTTATTCCAATTCTTTCGCTTCCCCATGTTCAAGAAAAACACCTTGTGGTTGTGCCATTTTATCTTCTTCATCTTTCCTGCAACTCCATTTATAGTCACAACACTGGCCACTAAATAAACTTTTCAACTGCTTTAACCGTTTTTGTACCTACCTTTAGCAAACTTCCGTAACATCCTTCTCAAAAATACTCTTGTGATTTATATTTGCCTCCGAACCTAGCTTTGCACCTTGTTTATTGAAACTATCATAAACTCAATTATAGTCTTTTAAACTGTTACCAAGTAATGTGAGCCTGTCTGCataatactactactgacaactccctgcagcaacaagccgcctaaggccaacacagctacacacgttccttctccatcccaatctgttcaaagcctccttctttacatcttcccaggaagtttccatttcccttgaatctttccttacaacatcCTCTCACCCGAACCGGAGTCGATCTTTGgcagtctgtcatccttcattcggaGAACGTGCCCATCTGCATACTCCAAGTCAGATATCATCTAATCCTTTCATCGCAATTCTACGGTGTTAGTCGCTCCAAATTCTGAATCATTATGCTTGATCACAACTCCATTAAATCTCCATTAATGTTGTTACTTTGGTGTTAAAAATTCTAGAGTTGATAAGTTTATTtgacaaatgtaaaaaaaaaatatatatatattctcttcCTTATGTTtaattatcaaaaaagaaaagtcagTCAAATaagtgatgtttttttttggcaaaattttcaGTGTTGCCAGAATCCTTAACTTTGTCATTGCACATTTTAATGAAGTCCTCCTGTGGTCTGCAAGAtacttatttcttattttcaggCTATTGAAGCCAAATTTACACTATCTAAGTGGTGTACCATTTTTTCTGTACGGTTAATTAAGTTCTGTGTCGGTGTAATGGATGAAAATCTTTGGAGCAAAAAAGATATACTTTTGGGCTAAGTAGAGCAATGTAGATCCAATAGATGAAGCAATGCACAAaaatgtaatttcattttttttttttttatacatatatattttatgaaagtgttttattcttgttctctgtggtccattacaagcaaagcttcttgggcctagtaactgatttacttttgtaatagtttttcttttagtattaataaattgattgattgattcaGCGAGCCTTTAAGCGCTTttccctaaaaattttatttttttaggactATAGGCCTTGAATACGAAGTTCTGTTAAAAAAGAGGCTAGCGGAAAATAACATACCCTTCTCAGATGAGCATAAACTACGGCACCAAGGCTTTGATAAAACACCCGATGTCAAGCTTGATATCCCTATTGGTAAGGTTTTAATCTTTTATCTTTGGTTTCGATTTCTTCACAAGTCTACTGAAGACTTCTTGTGTCTTTCTGCATATAGCAAACATTTATCTTTCAGTTTCTTTCATTGAACATAGGATTGAACCTTGAACTAATTGTCggttttattcttatttcattcttccatttttttttgtaatcataatgaaaatagtaataatagtgtTGTATTTTATAGCTTTTAGgccatgaataaaaatataaatgttgCATATAACTCTAAAATTAGTAGCAAAAGATATATCTAAGTAATGGAAggaataggttttatttgcacaatctctcgtagtcataaaactaaatggcgcttgtgcttacaaaaaagaaaaaaggattaaatcaaacgacaaaaaaaaatcagaagacaaatagtttaaaatcaacaattgttatactttgatacaaagaaagggatgaatgagttggaaaaacgatttgtgcgtgaaggaggtgctgctaatctgtcaaatttcttcaacctagtacttcgatgtttcactaaaactggtggtagtatcgatctgtatttatcacttctgagaagatattggccaaattcaaggatcaaactgagacgacgctcttgaagagagggaatttgtaaagtggataatgctaacttatattcggtaaaagcatcgcacaatattactttgtctgctcttttttgtgttgactcaagctggtcacttaggtaaatagtgttattgacttgtgggccccatacgggacatacatactctaaaattggtcgaatgtaagtaagataggctatccttagttgtgtcactgaaaaaccaaatcgacgcattagtataagtgtccgcatcgcactatttgcctttttgataattgtatcgacatggaggctgaaagagcagtcgatgcTAAGCAGtcttcaggggattaaagcgaaggattttagtctttccttcgttgatttggaggctgttcgcagtacattcatctttgaagttgttgattatttcgttacagaattgggggacagcctcagacttctcaacaatgtactttagtaggactgacaagtcgtctacatacttaaatctttcttcatagccggaaaggatgaaatttatcactgccaaaaacagtagacAAAAACAGTAATAATAGTGTTGTATTTTATAGCTTTGAAAACAAGCCTGTCTCTCAGAAATTTATCTTCGCctgaaaaacaaatcaaaaaagagaaacaattcTGTAAATAAGGCAATCtccatcatatttttttttcgtatttcctAGAAGGGTGGAAATCTTTATCTTCCCAGGTTAAAGCAGCAGTTGATGGCGCTAAACTTCATAGTCCAAACTGGTGGTGCTGATCTTCGTTTCATggctcttcagccaggaagtacaatgagAGGTTTGGGGCCGGCCATCTTGTACTTTTGCACACTTTCCccgtttaccttccccagaatTCTCTATGTACCCATTTAGAACTGGGTCGACTTTAGCTGAGCTTACTTTGTTTATGAGCTTATAGAAATTTCCATCACagtttaaagaaaattgctTACATTAGTAGCGTTTGCCATATTCTCTTCAAGATCTATTTCAAATGCCCCagacaaaaatttttatatgaagaTGGTAGCCAACAGGAagtgaaatatattttgatgaTGCCTCGataattttggtttattttgtgtttttttcttatacatTAACCTTAATAATTAAGGATTAAAAGATTATCAAAGACCCGAATACGTCCGAAGACCGAACCAACGAAAGACCCTAGTCATTTTGAACTACTACAAGACCTATgtaatatacaaatttccttgaatatttttttaagcactTTTACGATAGTATAACTTTGAActcatttaaaaacaatcattttttttctattttttttgcttaCGCTTCAATAATCTATAGTAATTGATAAAAAGATTGCAGTAAATTTTATGTGATGGAGAAGGCAATCTTTGTATATGttgaactttaaaaattttacatttccAGGTGTCGATGGGCGAGTCATCAACTGGATTGAAAGTAAAGCCCTTTTTGCAGATGAAAAACTTCATCAGCAGTACCTGAAAGATCAGTTATGGCCCTATTGGAATAGATTTGGACCAGGTATGGTCATTTACTGGTTTGGTTATGAGTTGTCGATACGAAAGAACACTAGCAGTAGCAACGCTGCTAGAATACTTGTTCGGCATGACTTTCCTGAAAAGTGTCTTGTGTTAACTCCAGATCTTATATTAAACAAACGTTAGTTCCATCTAGTTTCTGCTTTAAATACCAGCTGTTTTACCATACCAGCATTTACTGGCAAAGAAAGTATGGTTTAGAATGGGGTGAATACAACAACAGGTTTATATCTGTCTATATGAAATCAATCAGGATTacattaataaaatactaagtAGAGAAAACTTATCAAGTAGGttactttgaataaaaatgtGAAGCTAATGCTGCAAAATTCAGCAAgattaataaataagttttttgttaatattttttctgcGCTTgcataaaatttatgaaaatgtttCTGGAACAcaggttttatatatatatatatatatatatatatatatatatatatatatatatatataatatatatatatatatatatatatatatatatatatatatatatatatatatatatatatatatatatatatatatatatatatatatatatatatatatatatatatatatatatatatatatatatatatattatatatatatatatatatatatatatatatatatatatatatatatatatatatatatatatatatatatatatatatatatatatatatatatatatatatatatatatatatatatatatatatataatatatatatatatatatatatatatatatatatatatatatatatatatatatatatatgtatatatatatatatatatatatatatatatatatatatatgagatttttctatatatgagatatatgagaaatatataatatatgatttaataatatacgatattttttctatatatgagaaaaaattagacCAGAAGAGAAAATGACTTTAAAGTACCAATTGTTATATACTGAATACCAGGGGTGAAAGTATCATTAGATAGAAAGAATCCAGATATCCACCGGCgttaataataatttactttgtacttaatattttttctatatatgagaaaaaattagacCAGAAGAGAAAACTACTTTAAAGTACCAATCGTTATATACTGAATACCAGGGGTGAAAGTATCATTAGATAGAAAAAATCCAGATATCCACCGGTgctaataacaatttattttttattttatattttttctatatatgagaaaaaattagaccagaagagaaaacgactttaaagTACCAATCGTTATATACTGAATACCAGGGGTGAAAGTATCATTAGATAGAAAAAATACAGATATCCACCGGTGCTAATaacaatttactttttattttatattttttctatatatgagaaaaaattagaccagaagagaaaacgactttaaagTACCAATCGTTATATACTGAATACCAGGGGTGAAAGTATCATTAGATAGAAAAAATCCAGATATCCACCGGCGCTAATAACAATTTACTTTGCAATAATAATATCATATATTTACATCAATCGAATCACTTTGTTATATAGACTGGGTTTTTGCATTCGGTTGTGTACTTTAGAGCATAAGGTAACGatgtttgaaataaattatattctatTCCATACacgtcaaaaaacaaaatatataatttggttttaaaaacGGGTGGCTGAATTATTCAGTAGTGCTAAAGATAATCATGGCATTAAGGCAAGGGCATTTACAAAGGGGGCCAGAGAGGAAAATTTCTCCATCCGAAACAccaaaaattaaagctttttcagtttttgaaaaaaataacggttttctggaaaataaatttttaaactcctTCAACCCTGGGAAATATTTCCTGTGGTTTTGCTACCCttatgaaaaaattatgaagGTGCCCTTGCCCAGTAgtatcaacaaataaaaatttcagacaagaaaacaaaaaagcacaCGACAAATTTCAGCTATTCAGTTAGTGATTACTTTTTGTGCTTCTTCTTCTCTCGTGGATGTAATGGGCCGCAACGTGGGTTGAGGCGCCACTACTGACAAGAGGTTGGCGTTCTTCACTTGGGCTAAATCTTCCTGTCTCCAGGATATCGTCTTGATGGTAGTCACGAAGCACAACAATCTCCTAAGATAGTTACAATAGAGACAGTAGGAGTGAACACAGTTATAATACAGACATATACTCATCGTGTACAAAAACACGTGCGGTAGCGTAATTACGGATGGAACTAAGACGGTAAATCTTTTTCGTCCtacagaaaaaaggagcaaaaacaACAGGAAATTCGTCTAACTTTTTAAATTTcgtaaaaagcttattataaAGAATATTAGTATAAtattttgcaatcaaaaatgcatttgtgttgtgttttgttttttgaatcTATTTTCTTATGAGAAGTAAGTACATTAAATGTAATTCCTCCAAACACAAGTTTCAAGATCGGGTCACAGTAAATATCACCATTCAAAATCGTGCTGCACCATGGTTCTGCTTTAGAATAATTAATGACATTCAGTAATTCTACCCACACAATTTCTTGGAAAAATGATGCTGTTTTGGGTCGCGCACATTAAAAATGGTCCAATTGGTAGGCTTGAAATGCGCTTTCAACAATTTGCCTTTTTGACCACGCTCCAGAAGTACTTAGCATTTGGCATGGGTCCAGTATCTATTTCgtagaagagggggggggggtaaattttgTCGAGAAGCAAGAAAAGCATATAAACTTTGATCATAAAGTGCTATGTGTGGCTCTTAGGAATTCTCATCATTTTCcgtaaaaagagaaaagaaaaaagttgaaatagaAGCAGATCTTATCATACATCAAGAACAGAGCAACACAAAGCAAATACTACCATACGTAGCCTGAAGCACATTCAGTTGTTTGTGGgattcagtttttctttttaaatggtCAGAATAGATCCaaaatcaacaacaaaatgTGACCTAACTTAAGATACAGCCAGCTTCAATGAAACGCTTATTACCAAGGCTACGTTTTCTTGAAACCGGCCTGTCAAGTTTAGGACAGGGGAGGTCAATGAACAATTGTCCCTTGATAGAATAGCAACAATCGCGtagaaat is a genomic window containing:
- the LOC136043543 gene encoding CDAN1-interacting nuclease 1-like isoform X3 is translated as MRIPKKTLMSIYSLEIQRRTKYQHFILSQPGTIQAMYNRYVAAIKNNEEPGILLRISAEAKLPPTVVARRILEQYLLTVTNASKAVIKATVSANLKNSSLIQDRDLALEVYLCVLNDDCYGPIADVLKMTIGLEYEVLLKKRLAENNIPFSDEHKLRHQGFDKTPDVKLDIPIGVDGRVINWIESKALFADEKLHQQYLKDQLWPYWNRFGPGMVIYWFGYELSIRKNTSSSNAARILVRHDFPEKCLVLTPDLILNKR
- the LOC136043543 gene encoding CDAN1-interacting nuclease 1-like isoform X4, whose amino-acid sequence is MSIYSLEIQRRTKYQHFILSQPGTIQAMYNRYVAAIKNNEEPGILLRISAEAKLPPTVVARRILEQYLLTVTNASKAVIKATVSANLKNSSLIQDRDLALEVYLCVLNDDCYGPIADVLKMTIGLEYEVLLKKRLAENNIPFSDEHKLRHQGFDKTPDVKLDIPIGVDGRVINWIESKALFADEKLHQQYLKDQLWPYWNRFGPGMVIYWFGYELSIRKNTSSSNAARILVRHDFPEKCLVLTPDLILNKR
- the LOC136043543 gene encoding CDAN1-interacting nuclease 1-like isoform X1, translating into MFMENSILSPEIIGQIRSVIAKKKPKSVNDLTSEFSDIPKKTLMSIYSLEIQRRTKYQHFILSQPGTIQAMYNRYVAAIKNNEEPGILLRISAEAKLPPTVVARRILEQYLLTVTNASKAVIKATVSANLKNSSLIQDRDLALEVYLCVLNDDCYGPIADVLKMTIGLEYEVLLKKRLAENNIPFSDEHKLRHQGFDKTPDVKLDIPIGVDGRVINWIESKALFADEKLHQQYLKDQLWPYWNRFGPGMVIYWFGYELSIRKNTSSSNAARILVRHDFPEKCLVLTPDLILNKR
- the LOC136043543 gene encoding CDAN1-interacting nuclease 1-like isoform X2; this translates as MILHLNFQSSIPKKTLMSIYSLEIQRRTKYQHFILSQPGTIQAMYNRYVAAIKNNEEPGILLRISAEAKLPPTVVARRILEQYLLTVTNASKAVIKATVSANLKNSSLIQDRDLALEVYLCVLNDDCYGPIADVLKMTIGLEYEVLLKKRLAENNIPFSDEHKLRHQGFDKTPDVKLDIPIGVDGRVINWIESKALFADEKLHQQYLKDQLWPYWNRFGPGMVIYWFGYELSIRKNTSSSNAARILVRHDFPEKCLVLTPDLILNKR